A region from the Paenibacillus humicola genome encodes:
- a CDS encoding alpha/beta-type small acid-soluble spore protein — translation MAGQSRSSNQLVVPQASAALDQMKFEVAQELGIQIPQDGYYGYMATRDTGALGGYITRKLVQIAEQQIAGAGSFNR, via the coding sequence ATGGCCGGACAATCCCGCAGCAGCAATCAGCTGGTCGTACCTCAAGCAAGCGCAGCGCTCGACCAAATGAAATTCGAAGTCGCACAAGAGCTGGGCATTCAAATTCCGCAAGACGGTTACTATGGTTACATGGCTACCCGCGACACTGGCGCACTCGGTGGTTACATCACCCGCAAGCTCGTGCAAATCGCTGAGCAGCAAATCGCTGGCGCAGGCAGCTTCAACCGCTAA
- a CDS encoding permease: MYRFGTPLAAAVSFALILLLLNRNGILELLYNSPALHRFKLLFIGVILEAFPFVLLGVFFSALLQVFVSDRTVARLTPKSPLVGVLFGCLLGLLLPICECGMIPLVRRLIRKGMPAYIGIVYIFAGPIINPVVFTSTYAAFPADPSVAYARMGLAFVVCALLGLLLYRYSKGNPLKSADAAAPHSHASAGQDSAGFHEHTHVHSKGGPLAHSHLHQHAHSHPHTHGHSHSHDHDYSGYGWRARIGATLAHASDEFFDIGKYLIVGSLIAAVMQTVLNQQVLAELSGRPVVSSAFMMVLAFALSLCSTSDAFVASSFSGIFGPGALLAFLVFGPMVDFKSTLMLLSTFKGKWVGAIIAFLFVAVLAGSIAFESLGLLSQ, encoded by the coding sequence ATGTACCGGTTCGGAACGCCGCTCGCCGCCGCCGTCAGCTTCGCCCTGATTCTGCTCCTTTTGAACCGGAACGGCATTCTGGAGCTCCTCTATAACAGCCCTGCCCTGCACAGGTTCAAGCTGCTGTTCATCGGCGTCATTTTGGAGGCCTTTCCGTTCGTGCTGCTCGGGGTGTTCTTCTCGGCGCTGCTGCAGGTGTTCGTCTCCGACCGCACCGTTGCGCGGCTGACCCCGAAAAGCCCGCTCGTCGGCGTATTGTTCGGCTGCCTGCTCGGACTGCTGCTGCCGATCTGCGAATGCGGCATGATCCCGCTCGTCCGCAGGCTGATCCGCAAAGGAATGCCCGCTTATATCGGGATCGTCTATATTTTCGCCGGACCGATTATTAATCCCGTCGTCTTCACGTCGACGTATGCCGCTTTTCCGGCCGATCCGTCCGTCGCCTACGCCCGCATGGGGCTCGCGTTCGTCGTCTGCGCCCTGCTCGGGCTGCTGCTGTACCGCTATTCGAAGGGAAATCCGCTGAAATCGGCGGATGCCGCCGCTCCGCACAGCCATGCATCGGCCGGGCAGGACAGCGCCGGTTTTCACGAGCATACGCACGTCCATTCGAAAGGCGGTCCGCTCGCGCACAGCCATTTGCATCAGCACGCGCATTCTCACCCGCACACACACGGCCATTCGCACAGCCATGACCACGATTACAGCGGCTACGGCTGGCGCGCGCGGATCGGCGCGACGCTTGCCCACGCATCGGACGAATTTTTCGACATCGGGAAATATTTGATCGTCGGCTCGCTGATTGCGGCGGTCATGCAGACGGTGCTGAATCAGCAGGTGCTGGCGGAGCTGAGCGGCCGTCCGGTCGTGTCAAGCGCTTTTATGATGGTGCTTGCTTTCGCGCTGTCGCTGTGCTCCACCTCGGACGCCTTCGTCGCGTCTTCCTTCAGCGGTATTTTCGGGCCGGGCGCGCTGCTTGCCTTCCTTGTATTCGGACCGATGGTCGATTTCAAAAGCACGCTTATGCTGCTCTCGACATTCAAGGGGAAATGGGTCGGCGCCATTATCGCATTTCTGTTCGTCGCCGTATTGGCCGGCTCAATCGCCTTCGAATCGCTGGGGCTGCTTTCGCAATAG
- a CDS encoding CAP domain-containing protein — MKMQPIRAGLAGALAAGMIVFGGAAAIPKAEAATLNTTSVTYNVVSNDTLSKISQRYGIDLNKLIAANSGITNPDVIWPGMSIKLPWTLPWPFNGATQNPQNPQNGAPQYGAPQNGTPQTGTPAGGGTNAGTGAGDVSQSNFASQVISLVNQERAKAGLSALSSDALLTKVALDKAKDMYTNNYFDHNSPTYGSPFDMMRAYGVQYSYAGENIAKGQRSPQEVMNDWMNSSGHRANIMNANYNKIGVAYYNGEWVQEFTS, encoded by the coding sequence ATGAAAATGCAACCGATTCGTGCAGGACTGGCCGGCGCACTGGCAGCCGGAATGATCGTGTTTGGCGGAGCTGCGGCCATACCAAAGGCGGAAGCGGCCACATTGAATACAACCTCCGTCACGTATAATGTGGTGTCGAACGATACGCTCAGTAAAATTTCCCAGCGTTACGGCATCGATTTGAACAAGCTGATTGCGGCGAATTCCGGGATCACGAATCCGGACGTCATTTGGCCGGGCATGTCGATCAAACTTCCGTGGACATTGCCGTGGCCGTTTAACGGCGCAACGCAGAACCCGCAGAACCCGCAGAACGGCGCACCCCAATACGGCGCACCTCAGAACGGAACACCTCAAACGGGCACGCCGGCAGGCGGCGGCACGAACGCCGGAACGGGCGCAGGCGACGTATCGCAAAGCAATTTCGCTTCGCAGGTCATCTCGCTGGTGAATCAGGAACGCGCCAAAGCGGGCTTGTCCGCGCTTTCTTCGGACGCGCTGCTGACGAAAGTGGCGCTGGATAAAGCGAAGGACATGTACACCAACAACTATTTCGACCATAATTCGCCGACGTACGGCTCGCCGTTCGACATGATGCGCGCATACGGCGTACAGTACTCCTATGCGGGCGAGAATATCGCCAAAGGCCAGCGTTCTCCGCAGGAAGTGATGAACGACTGGATGAACAGCTCGGGCCACCGCGCCAACATTATGAACGCGAACTATAACAAAATCGGCGTCGCTTACTATAACGGCGAGTGGGTTCAGGAGTTTACGTCTTAA
- a CDS encoding DUF1980 domain-containing protein — MPIEQKRLLRHHLLRAAIMAGFALFIVHLARTEALALYVEAGMAVCVKLSAAGLCVTSAYQLAAALRVLAGRLPYDCECDHGPSGSLLKDTLIYALFLLPLALAFLLPD, encoded by the coding sequence ATGCCGATCGAACAAAAGCGTTTGCTGCGCCACCACCTGCTGAGGGCGGCGATTATGGCCGGCTTTGCCCTCTTCATCGTCCATTTGGCGCGAACGGAAGCGCTGGCGCTGTACGTCGAGGCCGGCATGGCCGTATGCGTCAAGCTGTCCGCTGCGGGCTTATGCGTGACCAGCGCGTATCAGCTCGCCGCCGCTCTGCGCGTGCTTGCCGGACGACTCCCGTACGACTGCGAATGCGACCATGGACCATCCGGCTCCTTGCTCAAAGACACCCTGATTTACGCCTTGTTCCTGCTGCCGCTCGCGCTTGCTTTTCTTTTGCCCGATTAA
- a CDS encoding acetylxylan esterase: protein MPLIDMPLSQLKSYSGINPRPSDFNDYWDRGLAEMRAVDPQIELVPSRFQTPSAECFDLYFTGVGGARIHVKYARPRGADGPHPAVVQFHGYTGNVGDWHERLGYVSLGFSVFAMDCRGQGGRSDDAGSVKGNTHHGHIIRGLDDEPDNLLFRSIFLDTAQLAGIAMGMPEVDAEQVYATGWSQGGGLTIACAALEPRIRKAAPVYPFLSDYRRIWEMDLAKDAYAELRTYFRHFDPQHERESDIFTKLGYIDVQHLAERIQADVLMGTGLMDTICPPSTQFAAFNKIASAKRVEIFPDFGHEGLPGMNDKIYQFFLGQY, encoded by the coding sequence ATGCCGCTTATCGATATGCCCTTATCGCAATTGAAATCGTATTCAGGAATTAACCCCCGCCCGTCCGATTTTAACGATTATTGGGATCGCGGACTGGCCGAAATGCGCGCGGTCGACCCGCAGATCGAGCTTGTGCCAAGCCGCTTCCAGACGCCTTCGGCCGAATGCTTCGATTTGTATTTCACCGGTGTCGGGGGGGCGCGCATTCACGTCAAGTACGCCCGGCCGCGCGGAGCGGACGGGCCTCACCCGGCGGTCGTTCAATTTCACGGGTATACGGGCAACGTCGGCGATTGGCACGAGCGGCTCGGCTACGTCTCGCTCGGCTTTTCCGTTTTTGCCATGGACTGCCGCGGCCAGGGCGGCCGCTCCGATGATGCGGGCTCCGTCAAAGGCAACACGCATCACGGGCACATCATCCGCGGACTGGACGATGAGCCGGACAATCTGCTGTTCCGCAGCATTTTTCTCGACACCGCGCAGCTTGCCGGCATCGCCATGGGCATGCCGGAGGTCGACGCGGAGCAGGTATACGCGACCGGCTGGTCGCAGGGCGGCGGGCTGACGATCGCCTGCGCCGCGCTTGAGCCGCGCATCCGCAAAGCGGCGCCGGTCTATCCGTTCTTAAGCGATTACCGCCGCATATGGGAAATGGATTTGGCCAAGGACGCTTACGCGGAGCTGCGCACGTATTTCCGCCATTTCGATCCGCAGCATGAGCGCGAGTCGGACATTTTCACGAAGCTTGGCTATATCGACGTGCAGCATTTGGCGGAACGGATCCAGGCGGACGTGCTGATGGGCACCGGGCTCATGGATACGATTTGCCCGCCGTCGACCCAGTTTGCCGCCTTCAACAAAATCGCTTCGGCGAAACGAGTGGAAATTTTCCCGGACTTCGGCCATGAAGGGCTGCCGGGCATGAACGATAAAATTTACCAATTTTTCTTAGGCCAATATTGA
- a CDS encoding zinc-binding alcohol dehydrogenase family protein, with protein MTKATMKAVGLTRYLPIGEPESLFDFEAEKPVPAGRDLLVKVMAVSVNPVDTKVRAPKEQVEPSPRILGWDVAGIVEQAGEGVTLFKPGDEVYYAGSITRPGGNSEYHLVDERIVGRKPETLDFAAAAALPLTAITAWEALFDRFRISGSAADNRGRTILLIGAAGGVGSIAVQLAASAGLTVIGTASRPESGEWAKKHGAAHIISHYEPFAPQLKALGIPAVDYVLCLNATEQHWTGIAEVIAPQGAVCSIVDAKGPLDLNLLKSKSASFHWEFMFTRAMYETPDMIEQHDLLCRIADDIDGGRLSTTVAERLSPINAAHLRLAHEKLESGRTIGKIVLEGWS; from the coding sequence ATGACCAAAGCAACGATGAAGGCCGTGGGGTTAACCCGCTATTTGCCGATCGGCGAACCGGAAAGCCTGTTCGATTTCGAAGCGGAGAAGCCGGTGCCGGCCGGCCGCGACCTGCTTGTTAAGGTGATGGCCGTATCGGTTAACCCGGTCGATACGAAGGTGCGCGCGCCGAAGGAGCAGGTCGAGCCCTCTCCGCGCATTCTCGGCTGGGACGTCGCCGGCATCGTGGAACAAGCCGGTGAAGGCGTCACGCTGTTCAAGCCCGGCGACGAGGTGTATTATGCCGGCAGCATTACGCGCCCCGGCGGCAACAGCGAGTATCATCTTGTCGACGAGCGGATTGTAGGCCGCAAGCCGGAGACGCTCGATTTTGCCGCCGCCGCCGCGCTGCCCCTGACCGCCATTACCGCCTGGGAAGCGCTTTTCGACCGGTTTCGCATCAGCGGCAGCGCGGCGGACAACCGCGGCCGGACGATCCTGCTTATCGGCGCGGCCGGCGGCGTCGGCTCGATTGCCGTTCAGCTCGCCGCAAGTGCCGGACTTACCGTCATCGGCACCGCGTCCCGCCCCGAATCCGGCGAGTGGGCGAAGAAGCACGGTGCGGCGCATATCATCAGCCACTACGAACCGTTCGCGCCGCAGCTGAAGGCGCTTGGCATACCGGCGGTCGACTATGTGCTGTGCCTGAACGCCACGGAGCAGCATTGGACCGGGATCGCCGAAGTGATCGCCCCACAGGGCGCCGTTTGCTCGATTGTCGATGCCAAGGGCCCGCTCGACCTCAATCTGCTGAAAAGCAAAAGCGCCTCCTTTCACTGGGAGTTTATGTTTACACGGGCGATGTACGAAACGCCGGATATGATCGAGCAGCACGATCTGCTTTGCCGCATTGCGGACGACATCGACGGCGGGAGGCTGAGCACGACGGTCGCGGAACGGCTGTCGCCGATCAACGCCGCTCATCTCCGGCTTGCGCACGAGAAGCTCGAAAGCGGCCGGACGATCGGTAAAATCGTATTGGAAGGGTGGTCGTAA
- a CDS encoding polysaccharide deacetylase family protein, with protein MISLYGARKTVLILLAVALTDCHAGGAHPGSERLYMPYAGGSSAPVTAYTAAKTQDVPETAISPEIRGNDRNEKAASASSADRKKKRKKRPARSRAGKQAAVSWVAMQKRYPGAFFVWGPRGTRRAALTFDDVPDPRYTPQVLDILSRHKVRATFFAVGWRAAAYPQLVRRMSREGHVIGNHSYSHAVFSRLPIQQFQREIVRTDAVLRPLAGYSPKLVRPPYGEIMPKQADWLKRSGFIVVNWDVDSVDWRGIDSSKIMANIQKTLQPGSIILLHAGGGTGQDLSGTLNALPRIIKLLRAKGYELVTVPELLGRPAERQSGR; from the coding sequence ATGATTTCGCTTTACGGCGCGAGAAAAACCGTACTGATCCTGCTCGCGGTCGCGCTGACCGACTGCCATGCCGGCGGAGCGCACCCCGGCTCCGAACGTTTATATATGCCGTACGCAGGCGGATCCTCCGCTCCGGTGACGGCCTATACCGCAGCTAAAACGCAGGATGTACCCGAAACGGCGATCAGTCCTGAAATTAGAGGGAACGACCGAAACGAAAAGGCGGCATCCGCTTCTTCCGCGGACCGTAAAAAGAAACGAAAAAAACGGCCGGCTCGCAGCCGCGCGGGTAAGCAGGCCGCCGTCTCGTGGGTCGCGATGCAAAAGCGGTACCCGGGAGCGTTCTTCGTCTGGGGGCCGCGCGGCACGCGGCGCGCGGCACTGACCTTCGACGATGTACCGGACCCCCGATATACGCCGCAGGTGCTGGACATATTATCGCGGCACAAGGTGCGCGCAACGTTTTTTGCCGTCGGCTGGCGGGCGGCGGCTTATCCGCAGCTCGTCCGGCGGATGAGCCGGGAAGGCCACGTCATCGGCAATCATTCTTACAGCCATGCCGTCTTCTCCCGGCTGCCGATCCAACAATTCCAGCGTGAAATCGTCCGCACGGATGCGGTTCTCCGCCCGCTGGCCGGCTACAGCCCGAAGCTGGTGCGGCCGCCGTACGGCGAAATCATGCCGAAGCAGGCGGACTGGCTGAAGCGCAGCGGCTTTATCGTCGTCAACTGGGATGTCGATTCGGTCGACTGGCGGGGTATCGACAGCAGTAAAATCATGGCCAATATCCAAAAAACGCTGCAGCCGGGCTCCATCATCTTGCTGCATGCCGGGGGAGGAACCGGTCAGGACTTGTCGGGTACGCTGAACGCGCTGCCCCGCATCATCAAGCTGCTCCGTGCCAAAGGTTACGAGCTTGTAACCGTCCCCGAGCTGCTTGGCCGCCCGGCCGAGCGGCAATCCGGCCGTTGA
- a CDS encoding SGNH/GDSL hydrolase family protein: MLLGKHDKLVMIGDSITDCDRARPVGEGLFNALGRGYAGNVEALLTAVYPELGVRVVNMGISGNTVRDLAARWQTDVLEQKPDWLSIMIGTNDVWRQFDLPVMTEAHVYLEEYERTLEELVARTKPLLKGLILMTPFYIEPNRDDRMRAAMDRYGEVVRHLAGKYGAVFVDTQAAFDRALEQLYAATLAWDRVHPNQAGHMILTRAFLKSVGFDYNKGL, from the coding sequence ATGTTACTGGGGAAACACGATAAGCTGGTTATGATCGGCGATTCGATCACCGATTGCGACCGGGCGCGTCCGGTCGGGGAAGGGCTGTTCAACGCGCTTGGCAGAGGCTACGCCGGCAATGTGGAGGCGCTGCTGACGGCCGTTTATCCCGAGCTCGGCGTCCGGGTCGTCAATATGGGGATCAGCGGCAATACGGTGCGCGACCTTGCCGCGCGCTGGCAGACCGACGTGCTGGAGCAAAAGCCGGACTGGCTGTCGATCATGATCGGCACGAACGATGTCTGGCGGCAGTTCGATTTGCCCGTCATGACCGAAGCCCACGTCTACCTCGAGGAATACGAGAGGACGCTGGAGGAGCTGGTCGCCAGGACGAAGCCGCTGCTGAAGGGGCTCATTCTGATGACCCCGTTCTATATCGAACCGAACCGGGACGACCGCATGCGCGCCGCGATGGACCGTTACGGTGAAGTCGTCAGGCACCTTGCCGGCAAATACGGAGCCGTGTTTGTCGATACGCAGGCGGCGTTCGACCGGGCGCTCGAACAGTTGTATGCGGCTACGCTGGCATGGGACCGCGTGCATCCGAATCAGGCCGGCCACATGATTTTGACCCGCGCTTTCCTGAAAAGCGTCGGCTTCGACTACAATAAAGGGCTCTAG
- a CDS encoding acryloyl-CoA reductase, producing the protein MTAGFRALLIRQTENGLDTGIRDMTMDDLPEGEVAIRVSYSSVNYKDALACSPNGRVVKSYPMVPGIDLAGTVLSSADGRYREGDEVIVTGYELGTAHYGGYSEIARVPADWIVPLPKGLSAKEAMALGTAGLTAALSIRRLEQNGLRPGQGPVLVTGATGGVGSLAVSMLSGLGYEVTASTGKAVEREYLRLLGAHAVIDRSELEPADARPLGKQLWAGAVDSVGGPTLAYVLGTTRYGGSVAASGLTGGSTLPATVYPFILRGVSLLGIDSVYCDMDTRRQLWQRMAADLKPRRLLDGIGREIALDELGGVLKAMLSGSHRGRTIVRL; encoded by the coding sequence ATGACCGCCGGCTTTCGCGCACTTCTGATCCGGCAAACGGAGAACGGACTGGACACCGGCATCCGGGACATGACGATGGACGATCTGCCGGAAGGCGAAGTCGCGATTCGCGTCAGCTATTCGAGCGTCAACTATAAAGATGCACTGGCCTGCTCCCCGAACGGACGCGTCGTAAAATCGTATCCGATGGTCCCCGGCATCGATCTGGCCGGCACGGTGCTGTCCTCGGCGGACGGCCGGTACCGGGAAGGCGACGAGGTGATCGTCACCGGCTACGAGCTTGGGACCGCCCATTACGGCGGCTACAGCGAAATCGCCCGCGTCCCCGCCGACTGGATCGTGCCGCTGCCGAAGGGGCTGTCGGCCAAGGAAGCAATGGCGCTCGGGACGGCGGGACTGACGGCGGCGCTGTCCATCCGCCGGCTGGAGCAGAACGGCCTGCGTCCGGGTCAGGGTCCCGTGCTTGTCACCGGCGCGACGGGAGGCGTCGGCAGCCTGGCCGTCTCGATGCTGTCCGGGCTCGGCTACGAGGTGACGGCGAGCACCGGCAAAGCCGTCGAGCGCGAATATTTGCGCTTGCTCGGCGCGCACGCGGTCATTGACCGCAGCGAGTTGGAGCCGGCGGATGCAAGGCCGCTCGGGAAGCAGCTGTGGGCCGGGGCGGTCGACTCCGTCGGCGGGCCGACGCTGGCGTACGTGCTCGGCACGACGCGGTACGGCGGCTCGGTGGCGGCCAGCGGACTGACCGGCGGCAGCACGCTTCCGGCAACGGTTTACCCGTTCATCCTGCGCGGCGTCAGCCTGCTCGGCATCGATTCGGTCTACTGCGACATGGATACGCGCCGCCAGCTGTGGCAGCGAATGGCTGCCGACCTGAAGCCGCGGCGGCTGCTTGACGGCATCGGCCGGGAAATCGCGCTGGACGAACTCGGCGGCGTGCTTAAGGCGATGCTGAGCGGCAGCCATCGCGGCCGGACGATCGTCAGGCTGTAA
- a CDS encoding aldo/keto reductase — protein sequence MNYRTLGKTGLSVSEIGYGAWGIGKAMWLGASDDESVRALNRSIELGLNFIDTALGYGDGHSERLVGQVVRERKEPIFVATKIPPKNMKWPAPAGIPANEAFPAEHVIACTEQSLRNLGLDTIDVQQFHVWSDEWVGQGDWLEGVRKLKEQGKIRYFGVSINDHQPANAIKLIETGLVDTVQVIYNIFDQSPEDELLPACQKHNVGVIVRVALDEGGLTGRITPDTTFDEGDWRNNYFRGDRKQQVYDRVNRIVSDLGISADAAAETALRYVLSHPAVSTVIPGMRTVRNVELNMQVGDGKGLPSAQVDKLKAHRWIRNFYQA from the coding sequence ATGAATTATAGAACGCTGGGTAAAACGGGGCTGAGCGTATCCGAAATCGGCTACGGCGCCTGGGGAATCGGCAAAGCGATGTGGCTCGGCGCATCCGACGACGAGTCGGTGCGGGCGCTGAACCGGTCGATTGAGCTCGGGCTGAATTTCATCGATACGGCGCTCGGCTACGGGGACGGGCACAGCGAACGCCTCGTCGGACAAGTCGTCCGCGAGCGGAAGGAACCAATATTCGTCGCAACGAAAATTCCGCCGAAAAACATGAAGTGGCCGGCGCCCGCGGGCATTCCCGCGAACGAGGCTTTCCCGGCGGAGCATGTTATCGCTTGTACGGAGCAAAGCCTGCGCAATCTCGGGCTCGATACGATCGACGTGCAGCAGTTCCACGTCTGGTCCGACGAGTGGGTCGGCCAAGGCGACTGGCTGGAAGGCGTCCGCAAGCTGAAGGAGCAGGGTAAAATCCGCTATTTCGGCGTGTCGATCAACGACCATCAGCCGGCCAACGCCATCAAGCTGATCGAAACCGGACTGGTCGATACCGTGCAGGTCATTTACAATATTTTCGACCAGAGCCCGGAGGACGAGCTGCTGCCGGCTTGTCAAAAGCACAATGTCGGCGTCATCGTCCGCGTCGCGCTCGACGAAGGCGGTTTGACCGGCCGGATTACGCCGGACACGACGTTTGATGAAGGCGACTGGCGCAACAACTATTTTCGCGGCGACCGGAAGCAGCAGGTGTACGACCGCGTAAACCGCATCGTCTCCGATCTGGGCATCTCCGCCGATGCCGCAGCCGAAACGGCGCTTCGCTACGTGCTCAGCCATCCGGCCGTATCCACCGTCATTCCGGGAATGCGAACGGTACGCAACGTCGAGCTGAACATGCAGGTCGGCGACGGCAAAGGACTGCCCTCGGCGCAGGTCGACAAATTGAAGGCGCACCGCTGGATCCGCAATTTCTATCAGGCTTAA
- a CDS encoding 3D domain-containing protein — protein sequence MFYRHWKKSAAAAALGIAFFLHAGAAHAATAVKATDSDTFWLLSKKYGVPLDKLMNANPTIDPYNIYAGLSITIPAVSKPGGDTGAGAQAIKAAGSNAPAAANKNTVTVGGKTYDVSDVVQAKASAYTSDPSENGWGPIDYFGNPLKLGTVAVDPKRIPLGSKVYITGYDYDGLPQGGMIGIATDMGSAIKGDRIDIFVPDSQSEARQFGFQYVKVYVLD from the coding sequence TTGTTCTATCGTCATTGGAAGAAGAGCGCGGCGGCCGCAGCGCTTGGCATTGCGTTTTTCCTTCACGCCGGCGCGGCGCATGCTGCAACCGCCGTGAAAGCGACGGACAGCGACACGTTCTGGCTGCTGTCCAAAAAGTACGGCGTTCCGCTGGACAAGCTGATGAACGCCAACCCGACAATCGATCCCTATAACATTTACGCCGGTCTCAGCATCACCATTCCGGCCGTTTCGAAGCCGGGCGGCGATACCGGGGCCGGCGCGCAGGCCATAAAGGCTGCCGGTTCCAACGCTCCTGCAGCCGCCAATAAAAATACCGTCACCGTAGGCGGCAAAACCTACGACGTGTCGGATGTCGTACAAGCGAAGGCCAGCGCATACACGTCGGATCCGTCGGAGAACGGCTGGGGCCCGATCGATTATTTCGGCAATCCGCTGAAGCTGGGCACCGTCGCCGTCGATCCGAAGCGGATCCCGCTCGGCAGCAAAGTATATATTACCGGCTATGACTACGATGGCCTGCCGCAAGGCGGCATGATCGGAATCGCGACGGATATGGGCAGCGCGATCAAAGGTGACCGAATCGATATTTTCGTTCCGGATTCGCAGTCGGAAGCTCGGCAGTTCGGTTTTCAATACGTCAAGGTGTATGTGCTTGACTGA
- a CDS encoding O-methyltransferase — protein MSLEAIPLVRQIEYVFKQLEEELLHAVAGTVIIQIRNNVVGKYGIRHNPIESRNGQIGQSDKGMTAEQVQDFRKMAIESMKLKRNWTHGEISYDFSVRSSTGAWSASIQFESNYNFANGMFRYQPKFAQKSLSEYL, from the coding sequence TTGAGTTTGGAGGCAATACCATTAGTTCGACAAATCGAATATGTGTTTAAACAGTTGGAAGAGGAGCTCCTTCATGCCGTCGCCGGCACCGTCATCATTCAAATCCGAAACAACGTCGTCGGGAAATACGGCATCCGCCACAATCCCATCGAAAGCCGCAACGGTCAAATCGGGCAATCCGACAAAGGCATGACAGCGGAGCAGGTGCAGGATTTCCGCAAAATGGCGATCGAATCCATGAAGCTGAAACGAAACTGGACGCACGGCGAAATTTCGTACGATTTTTCCGTTCGTTCCAGCACGGGCGCCTGGTCCGCGAGCATTCAATTCGAATCGAATTACAACTTCGCCAACGGCATGTTCCGTTATCAGCCGAAATTCGCCCAGAAGTCGCTGAGCGAATATCTCTGA
- a CDS encoding TetR/AcrR family transcriptional regulator, whose protein sequence is MTTRRKKLTEDIKANIRSAAAGLFADKGYPSVTMREIAKAAGCSHTAIYLYYKSKEDLLQQIAIPPLEQLERRMREQLDRPDPAEAPLMRLTAICREYVEFCLTNAGMYKVLFTSGSVRVDEPEPALEVNRLRNRLFAHIMHSLRLTIDETGSLPDEHALQAARMLFYYVQGFVSTYSDHAEPLGELLVRTLPIMEEGIGVIVAGLKARAAADWRKS, encoded by the coding sequence ATGACGACGAGAAGAAAGAAGCTTACGGAAGATATAAAAGCGAATATCCGCAGCGCGGCCGCCGGCCTCTTTGCCGATAAGGGATACCCGTCGGTAACGATGCGGGAAATCGCCAAGGCGGCCGGCTGCTCGCATACGGCGATCTACCTGTATTACAAAAGCAAAGAAGATTTGCTGCAGCAGATCGCCATTCCGCCGCTCGAGCAGCTGGAACGGCGCATGCGGGAGCAGCTGGACCGGCCCGATCCGGCGGAGGCCCCGCTGATGCGTCTGACCGCCATTTGCAGGGAATATGTCGAGTTCTGCTTGACCAATGCCGGAATGTACAAGGTGCTGTTCACCTCCGGCTCCGTCCGCGTCGACGAACCGGAGCCCGCGCTTGAAGTCAACCGCCTCCGCAACCGGCTGTTCGCCCACATTATGCATTCGCTGCGGCTGACGATCGACGAGACGGGCAGTCTGCCGGACGAGCATGCGCTGCAGGCGGCCCGTATGCTGTTTTATTACGTGCAGGGCTTCGTCAGCACCTATTCGGACCATGCCGAGCCGCTCGGCGAGCTGCTCGTCCGTACGCTCCCCATCATGGAGGAGGGAATTGGCGTCATAGTCGCCGGTTTGAAGGCGAGAGCCGCTGCCGACTGGCGCAAGTCATGA